Part of the Anopheles gambiae chromosome 3, idAnoGambNW_F1_1, whole genome shotgun sequence genome is shown below.
TGAAAGCTGGCGGGAAACACTTCGTAGAACACCGATCCTTTATACCAGGTAGCGCTGAAAGACGTGGAAAAAAGTTAACAGTAGAGAACAGTCCACCTAAAACGAACTTCAAAACACTTACGGAGGATTGCACGACTTTGGCAGGGTGGCGATCATGGCCACCACAATCCCGACCATCGCAACGATTAGCGCCAGAAACACGAAAAACGTACACTTCCTTATCAACGGCCAGTTCCAGTGCACAAACCCGGGCATATCTTTCGTAACGGCAATCCCCAAACTGGCCGCATGATGCATCGACCCATCCTGGCCCGCCTTCACCACATCGCTCTTCTTGCGCAGATGCTGATAGCTGTTGTGGCTGAACAGATTGCCCGCTCCAGCACCGACCGGTGCGACCATCCCGATGCCCGAGCTACCCGACGAGCTGCTCGTCTCGGCCGCCTGGTCATCATCGCCCGTGACCGAGTCCCGCACATGGTTGTCCGTCGCGTTGCCCATGCTCGGTGTCAGGGGGTGGGAGAAATCCAGCGGTGGGCTCGGTGtttccggcagcagcagacagGTCGAGGCGTCCTCCTCCGGCAGAAACGTCGACACCGAGGGCGAGGTCGTTAGCGACTCCGGCAGCAGATCCGCCCCGAGCAGGGTCGGATCGGTTGATATTTGCAGGTGATTCATGGTTGCGCTTTCACACAGCCACTCTCAAGCTGGTTCTTTGTCGTGTTTTCCTTCACCACCGACCAACAATACGTAACGATAGCACACCTCACACTAACAGACCGCGGGGGAGGAGGAATTTTTCGTATCTTCCGGTCcaaaacactctcacacactgAGGTTTTGGCACACAGATAGCGTATTTTTCCGATCCAATGCTCGCTTACGACCTACGTCGCAATACGGCCGTCGGTATGACGCGCACCCGAAAGACCACACACCAGTGTGCTATTCTTACCAGCGCACACCAACTCAGGCCAGGCCGTCCGTCCGTCACAGATGTTAATCTCGATACGCGAATCAATTGCACCGCACCACGGCTGGCGCACAACAATTAGCGTCTATTAACGCCAATCAACGGGTTCGGATGCTGCCGGGGGCTTCGGTTGCCACTAACAACCGCCAAtatcaccaacaccaccacgaGCCTGGACCGAATATCAATATAATTGTGCGCCGCTTACGCCTTCGCCTGTAAAATTGTTACCCGATTTAGACGTGAAAAGAACGTGTGCTGACTGTCATTCGATGCGACGGTCAGCTTTACCGAATGACCTCCCCGCGAGGATTACGTTATCAAATGGGGGGTGAATGCAGCCGAGCAGAAAAGAAGAGGGGAATGTTTTTCCTAGATAGCGAAGGGAAATTTTGACAGTATGGGAAATTCTCACAAAGTGCGCATGCGCATGGAACATTGGGAAAACAAATCCCATGAAACCGTTCACCTCGCGGGTGCTGGTTGATGCTGCAGGGTGATTCGTTTAGTGTGTTTAGTatgagtgaaatatttcatccaCATTTTGTTGTGTAGTATTTTTTTAGTTATCACCCATTGCCGAGTATCTAGCATATACTTGCAGAATTTGTTAATTCGTGCCATTTCAATTGATTTATTGgaagttttcttttattgcGAAATCAGTTATGAAATGATATTGTCAAtagtttaatattttatttatcgtaatatattattatattattatatttactTTCCAATTTTTCACCTCGAGTTCACCTGTACAACAAAAACTTAAAGCTAAACCTTATCTAGCCAAACTCTAATactaaaatgaattttatatgagttgttaacattttaaaatattggaaaaggaaaaatctGGTCAGGACACTTGGAAATTACATTGAcaaagagagaaggaaagggaaggaatgAAATAGAgacagaaaatgaaaaaaaaaaagatctacGAAGGAAGAGCACAGACGAGACGTGAACGGAAGGTAGATAGAGACAGGTCAAAGTGATCAGCCGAACAGTTAAAATTACGCATACATGAGATGGAAGGATCGCTTGAACCATATCGCGTGCGGCGGCTGGGGATTTCCAATGGAGGGCGAGGGCCAGAACGGGAAGAAATGTTAACGGGTAGGTgggagagaagaaaatgtgcaaattatttttcattagaCAATTGGTGGgaatttgttttaatgatttgactgtaaaaaaataaaaattcgctCAACTCAAATTTGTGTAACTCGGGAAAGACTGTATTTGATTCTGctataatttatgttttaatttgtgCGAAAACCAAAACAGAGAATATCGAAGTTTCCCAGTTGTGTACAAATTCAAAAACATCTAAACAACTGACTTctgtttaagaaaaaaaactgagtTATGCttgaatatttcataaaaGTAACCATTCGAGGGATGTAACAGtgaacaaataataaaaataattatgaaCCGAAAAAGCTACAACAGAAGCAAGAAGTACCTAATGAATTCGAAGCAAAAAGTTAAACAAGCGATCAGTCGTACGTACACAAACTTTGCATGTTAGCTCTAGCAACGACAACCTAAGATAACACAATATCATCAAACTTTGACATAAGAGCTTCTTAGCAAGACATTTTAATTGTGAGAATTTATTATCAGAATACTGTTCGAAATGAGAATGACGTTAAAAGGAACGAACTATAACGTTTAAAGAACTAGATTGGAACGTAATCTAGGGCTCTACAAATATTATGAATTATATTTAGACAACCTTTTAACCTGGCGTTGAATGAAAATGGCAACCAAAGCTGACACTACTTTAGTTGTTGGAAGATTCCAGATTTTCGAATAGGACGTGGAGGACCTTTAAAAAGATTATACGAGCGctaaaatgaatgaataaaaaaaaccgatgCTTTATTCCAATATCTCCTAGCCCTAATAATTTTGGGATGAAGAGCATAGGATAATTCAATAAACTGATTAATATCCTTATCAGTAGTATCTTCGTTAATATCATTCAAAGTTATCGATTAATTAATCAATCTTTGCTCCTACGTGAGGTGAATCATACTATGAGGTGAGTGATCAACAATTTTAATATTCTTACATATTAGAAAAGAGATCATGATGTTATCTCAATAGCACATTAATCCCTGCCCTGCAGGACGCACCCAACTGCAATCCATGTCATGTGAGTTCAGAGTGCACTTTGAAGTTACTTTCCACGAACGATgtccgctcgctcgctctgaCTCTCTTATCGCCACGTTGCATCTCAGACACTCGACCAGACAGCTGCAGTAGCCGGTGCATACGATCAGCCACCATGTGCCGGGAACGGGCCACGCTTCACGCGTGCAACAAAGTTACGTTCCGGGAAATTATTTGTACATTCAAACGAAACGTTCCAGCAGTACTGCTACTTTAAAACGCAATTCTAACGACACTGCTCGTGACGAAAGCGATGTTGTGAAATTGATTCCGGCCGGAAGACACCGGCCGTGCTTGTTACGTACTAGAAAAAGCCAACTCATGATGCCGACGGACATTTCAAACCAGCCATGTACGCAAAAACAGACCGAAGCTTTGTTTTGTGCGTCTTCCTCTTTTCAGTGCAGCAGCTCTTGAATAGTCCATGCGGCGGCGAATTCATGACGGCGGATGAACTGCTGCGAACCGATTTCACATTAGCACACGGACGTCGATAACCTTCGCCAATGCGGAGGGCAGCCGTATCAGAGATTACAACGAAccccaaaagaaaagaaaaagtactATGTACCATAGCATCTATAAAGCCGATGGGGAATTCTGCAGGATGATCCTGCGTACGTTTCGGGTGTGCCGTCTTGgaggttttattatttttatttattttttgtgtccaTTAGGCTGATACTGCTTCACCGGCGGGAGAATGGACCGTGCCAGGCTATTCGCGAACGAGCCTACACGCAGGCTGGCCGCGCCAAACGACCCGAAGGCTTATCAGCTGACTGAAGCTGAGGTCCGGTTgtacgatcgcgatcgcgctGCTGAGTGCTGTGTCCGATCGATCCGATCGCTTCGTTCTCCGAGGACCGAGTTCGCCGAGATAGTCTACAGCCCGCACACGTAAAGTAGCCGTCCCGATCGGACTGATCAAATAGTCAAATCCGGAAGGCTTTACTGTGCGCAACTGTTCCCATTTTTCCCCCCGATCGGGTCTGGAAGTTTAcactgctgtgctgtgtggaGGGCAATTGTACGGTCGTTCATTCCTGCTTCCATTTACCTGCTTGTGTATAGTCCGACCAGTGTATGAAcgtgaaatgaaacaccgcTAAAACCAATCTCCAATGTAGTTcgggttggtgttaatacagTGAAAAATAAAGTTCAACTGTAATAGAACCTTCAAGTGGACTTAAAGGAGCTCATCGAAACGAAGAGGCCTTTGAAGAAAAACGTTGTAGTGTACAGCACTGAGGTTGGTGTGGGTTGGTGAACTAGTGTGTTTGCCgcagaataagaaaaaaacgcacagaGTGTCAGTACCAAGCGCGGTACTCTTCACGTACAAAGAGGTAGCAGACGATCGCTCCCACCCGCTCGAGAATGCTTGTGCTCAAATACGACAACTTTGTGCCGATACCAATTATAGACAGCTCATGACACAGAGTGTCTCTCTTAGTGCCGTTCTAAGTTTTGTAGTTAATAATCCATTCTAAACGGTAAGTAGCAACGAGCACATACCGCTTCACTGTAAAGTGTTTAGGCATAAAGTAAAACTAACGTAGTCTGCATGATCACCATCCGCCGTCTTTAGTCCCGAAGCTTTCGGTGGTACGATTGTACCAGTAAAGCAGCGATGATTACGGTTATTGAATCGCAATTGCCTTCCGCTTATCAGTGGCACGCGGGGTAACGAAGGTTATCCCGCTAAACTCGAACGAATTTCACGATCCTGCAGACTGATGTGCTACCAACATCTCGAAACGTTCCGAAAATAAATCACCAGTAGCTATTCCAGATCGTGTGGAGTATATTATAGGAAATTATGATTCCTTCGCTCACGCAATTGGAATCCTTCTCCAACTTTATATAAGGCAAATATTTGCACAAATGCTTCTACTACTATCACATACGAGGTCATGCTCCGATCATGCCCCAAAAAATTCCATTCATCCGCACGTCCACTCCACGCCGCCGCATACCTTTACGTGGAACGCATTTagaacaaacagcaacagcgcaCCAGTCAACACACCCCTCGTTAGTGTCGTATGTACCATGTGCGTTTTATGATGTCGTAGAGGGAAGTTTTCTTAAACAATCCACTGCCGATCAGGAAGTGAAGCAGGAAAGCCGGCAGGGCTTACCGCCCAGCGAAGCCTACATGACGCTGGGGTTATCAATGCTGAGGCACACTCCTCTCTGCTTCTTCATCACGCAACGCACAACTGGTACACTGGTACCCTCCGTAATCAgtcgcaaacaacaaaaaccacagCAAGAGcatcaacacaaacaacaaccataTGAACAGCAGGATCAGTAATTGCGAGAGATGTCTCGAGAAGACATATGATGCGATTATGGATGGAATTCTACCAAATAACAACCATCTCCCAGTGCCGAAGTGCAAAAGCCAAAccaatgatgaaaattttgaaTATTGCTGATAAGTATGCATTGATGGTTGATGGTTGttcttttctctccttttttttgcagatcgCCGACCAACATCTTCAGGCTGATCGTACCTGAACTGAGCTTTCGTTTGCACAGTTCATTTGACTGGGCGAAAATTGAACAAGAATAGATCATCCATTCTCAGTTTTCTCGGCTTGTGCTTCATTCCATCATTATATAGGCTTTATATCAAGCATACACGGGTTCTTATACTACTATCCGCGATCCTTTGTGCTAAGTCTATCCTGCCACATTCTATCTACTAAACTGCCTACTGCCAACAACTAATCTTCAACCTTGGTTCGATGGCTTTGGACTTTGCTGCCGGCTGTTTGGGAGGTAAGTACACACCGAATTCCGGAACCGTTCGGAAGTGCACGTGTCACACACAAGAGCCTTGGGGACTTACCGCCCATTCCTATCTGGCGTGATGTTCACGTTTCGGTCAGACGACTTTGATTAGCGACGTTCCCCAACGGACCCGGACGTTACGAATTTGGAagattttacaaaaaattaaacaggagagacacacaaagagagagagaaacagagagagagacagtgataaacaaacaaagaccTCAAATGATGATCAAGCTGACCGGTAGGTCAACGTCGCTATCACCCCAACGGTTAGGCACCGCTGATAATGATTGACAATCGTCCACGTCCCTTCTTCCGTCGACTTCTGCACAGTATCACTGAgaatgtgtttgttgtttgtgaaCTTCCAGTAAAATCGTTAACCACTTCAAGCCCACCAAGTCGCGCTCCCTTATTATCACTTTCACCGATCCGGATTCATTAGGGCTGGGGCGTACTTCGGGCCTAGCTAAACATGACTATACCCCCTGCAGGGAAGATCACTCTTTTCGATCGATCTGATCCGTTGATTGTCTTCCAATCGTGTTATGCTCTTTTTCTTACGAGTCAGCGATTGCAAAACCATCAACACTATCGCACTATTGATTAACCTAGCCGATTGGCCGATAACCTGGGCACGCGATAATCGAACCGATTCCGTTCTTCGCTTCACAGGTTGTGCCGGTGTTCTCGTTGGCTTCCCGTTCGACACGGTGAAGGTGCACCTGCAGACGCAAAACCATCGCAATCCGCTGTACCGCGGCACGTACGACTGCTTCCGGAAGATCGTTGTACGCGAGGGTGTCCATGGATTGTACCGCGGAATGTCCAGCCCGATGGCGGGCGTCGCCGTCGTTAACGCGATCGTGTTCGGCGTGTACGGCAATATACAGCGGCGCACCGCCAATCCGGACTCGCTGTACTCCCACTTCTTGGCCGGTTCGGCGGCTGGGCTGGCCCAGAGCATTGTCTGCTCGCCGATGGAGCTGATCAAGACGCGCCTTCAGCTGCAGGACAATCTACCACGCGCTGCGGAACGGTTCAGTGGACCGATGGATTGTACCCGCGCCATCTGGCGCCGGGAAGGTTTCCGGGGCATCTTCCGCGGGTTGGGCATCACGGCTGCCCGTGACATGCCGGGTAAGTTGTGTAGCAGTGAGTGTGGAGTTTTTCCATGGGTCTACAACTCTGTTTCGATGTCCATTTATTCACAGGATTCTCAAGCTACTTTGTCGCCTACGAGTACATGGTCCGGTGCGTTGCGAATCCATCACCGTTCGTTATCCTGATGGCCGGTGGGCTTGCCGGTACCTTCTCCTGGCTCGTCACCTTCCCGCTCGATGTCGTCAAATCGCGCCTGCAAGCGGATGGTATCTCGGGAAAGCCACAATATAATGGGCTAATCGATTGCGTGCGGAAAAGCCACGCCGCCGAAGGATGGGCGTTTTTATCGCGCGGACTCGCCTCAACGCTGCTGCGTGCCTTCCCAATGAACGCCGTCTGCTTTCTGGTAGTATCGTACACGATGAAGCTGTTCGATGATCCTAAAGTTAGTAGCGTCGTTGAGGAGCTTGGTGCAACGGCGGCCACTGTCGAGACGCCGTTGCTGATCGTTCCTACCGTTGTCCCGCAAGTGCCGATCGCGACCGCTCCCAAGCTGTCGGTTCCTGCTCCCGCGTACAACAAGCGTGCCAGCCACCACGACCACGACAGTCACCTGCTAAGCATCAAGCAAAACACTTACCGCTTCTTGCGATCGCTCGGTGCATTCAGCGAGGCCGTTTGCTGTGCCGAGATGGGCGAGCTGACGGACGATCTGTACGATCGTGACGAGGCGGAACAGCGGAGGGCAAGCTACGCAAAGCtgaacgagctgctgctgagcACCGATCCGGAGGATTCCAGCAATCGGTACCCATTTTTAGGCGACTAAAGCTCGTGAGACCACGCCATGCAGAGAGCTTTCGAGTGCCACCAAAGACTTGTGTACAAAGATAACGATAGACTAATAGAGTGCCGGATGGAAAAGAGCCcgtgtataaaaatatatatttttatttaaactcgATCAAACTGGATTGttagaaaacacacacaaaaagctactgaaaaaacatccaaaattATCATCACCTTCAAAGCCCCCAAGTATCTACTTCACACCTCATTTCAGCAACTGAAGAATTTTGTTCAGATTATACTTTTGAACGGGGAAATCTTGCTGCAGCGTCTCCACCACTGCGGCAATGTTTTCGTTCACCTCGCGCTGGCGCTGCAGGTCAGCCTGGATCAGGATTTCGTTGCGAAACTTGGGCAGCTGCTGTGCGTTGGCCAGTGCCCGATACCGACGGGCACGGTACTGGTGGCGCACGATGTAGTCCAGATTTTCCTGCTTCAGCAGGGATGCCTGTTCTGTTTCTGCGCGAATCAGATTGGTCTGTAGCTTTTCCTCCTCGATCTGGTGCTTTTTGTTCTCGATCTCTGCCTGAAGCAGCTTCTGAGCGGTGTCGATCTCGAGCAGGCTCTTTTCTGCTTGAGATATTTCCTGAAATTCAGAGAGCAAATTGAGTAGTGTGGTGAaccttttatttcaatttaggCTACGAAACTTGGAGGTGGACTGGAGGTCTAATCTATAAATATGCCGGCTCCTACAAAGCCGGATAGAATCGATTCTCAACTGGACCATACACCCGTATTAAGATATGACTAATCGGTTACTGCGTGTAGGGTACCTAATAAATTTCTCTGAAGCGAGTCTTTGCTGATATGACCGGGGGAAACTCGtcacaacaaaaagaagaataagaagacaCCACTCCAAACTTACCGAAAACACCACCTTCAATTTGTTCTTCAGCTCATTGATTTTGTGCTGCATCGTTGACCGGGTCTTAAACTTCCCACCGAACACCTTCTCCCGTGCATTGACCGACTCGAATATGTTCTCCCGATGGTGCACCGTGTTCTCCAGGTCGTGCACCAGCTTCTCCTGCATGCGCTTCAGCTGCCCGTACCGCACCTGCATCCGGTGGATCTCCGCCTTCATGATGCCAATCTCACTGTTCTGGGTCGTTTCCTCGTCCTTGAACTTCTTCGCCTCGGACGACATCTTGCACTTCGTCTCCCAGGACAGTGCTTCCCGGTGCTTCTCCAGCACCTCCTGCTTGCAGTCCTCGATCTCCTTGCCCAGGTCCTTCAGCTCCTGCTCGAGATTCAGCACCGCCATTTCGGCATCGCGCAGCCGCTCCGTCGCCTGGTGATGGGCCACTTCGCACTCCTGCTCGCCCTTCTCGTGCACCTTGCGCGTCTTGAATAGCTCCAGGCTGGCCGCATCGAGCCGCGTGTTGAGCGCCGATAGTGAGCGCACAATCTCCCGGTTTTCATTCATCACCTCCGCCAGCAGTGCCTCGATCTTGATCGCTTTTTGTTCCGCCAACAGCAGCTCTGCCAAATGACAAAAGGGGAATGTAGAACAAGACACAGTAAGGTTACCAGAAGCACGCCCCACACGACCCTCTCTTACTCTTTCTGGAGTAGTTGATTTCATTCAGCTGCAGGGAGCGCTTTTCCGACAGGGCTGCCACGTTCGATTGCAGCTTGACCCACGACGCATTCGCCTCCTTGAGCTGGGCCTCTATCTCCACGATGTCTTGCTGCACGTCGAGCAGCTTCAGCTCGTCCGGGTTCATCTCCTGCCCGCCCGCCTTGCTGATCAGCTGCTCCAGTTCCCGGTTCAGCGCGTCCATTTTGCGCAGCTTCGCAGCAATACGCTCCTTTTCCAGCTTTATCTCCTCGTTGTACTTGTTCGCGTCGGCATCCAGTTCGTCATGCTCAAGCTGACGCAAAGATAAGAGATGGctattgcaaaacaaaacaaacaccagcAAACCGCCCTCGACGTCTTTCCTACCTTAGCCTTACGCAGAATGTCCTTCGAATTTTCCACGAGCGAACGCCACTTttccagctccagcagcaccaccgacAGCTGGTTCTCCGTGTCCGACATGCTAATCTCCAGCTCGCGGCGCTTCTCCTGCGTATCGCGCAGCAGCTTCCCCTGCGCCTCGCCCGCCTTATCGGTGGTCAGCTGATCTTGCAGCAGCTCCAGTATCTGCTCCTCCAGCTCGAACTTTTTGCGATTCTGCTTCTCGAGCGTTTGGCGCAGCGACTTGAGATGATTCTCCAGCTGCAGGCCCTCCTGCTGCGCCTTCAGGATATCGGCCTCGGTTTGTTCGAGAATCAGCGCGTAGTGATCCAGGTCACGCTTGAGCTTATCTTCATCCTCCTGCTCCTTCCGGACCTGCTTCTCCAGCGAGTTGATGTCCCCCTGGATGCGGTTCTTGAAGCCGGCCAGCTTCTCGTTCTGCTCCATTTCCTTAGCCGCCGCCTTCTTGGTGATCTCCGTCTTGCTCTTGATAACTTTGTGCTCCTCGTAAATCGCTTCCAGCTCTTCCTTCGTCTTCACCAGCACCCGATCGCGCTGCTGGATCGCCACTATCACCTCGCCCCAGGCCTGCGCCAGACACTTGTGCTCGTGCTGCAACGCCTCCAGGTCGGTGTTGGCATCGGCCAGGCTGCGGCTAATCGTTTCCCGCTGCCCGTCCTGCTCCCGGATCTGCTCCTCGATCTCTTCCAGCTCGTGCTCCTTGCGCTTCACCTCGTTGGACAggttgagcagcagcagatcaaCCTGCCGCTTCTCTTCCGCCGCGGCCAGCGCATCCTTGGCGTCCTTGCTGGCGACACGCTTCGCGACCGCTATTTCGTCCTTAATCTCCTGCGCCCACTTGGCAAACTCGCTCTCCAGCACGGTCAGGTTTTCCAGCTCCATCAGGTGCTCCTTGTGCATCTTGCGgaactctttcagcgagagcTGCTGCTCCTCAAACTCCTTCCGGTACTGGGCAGCCAACCGTTCCTCCTGCTGCCGCTGGGCGGCCAGTTCGAGAATTTCTTTACCGTAAATTTCGAGCAGCTCCTTCTGATTGTCGATCTCCTCCTGCAGATCGTACAGCTCCGCGCCGACCTCTTCCGATTCCTTCTCGTTCTGCACCAGACGGTGGTTCAAATCGGCCACCTCCTCCTCGAGCTGGTTCTTCACCTTCAGCAGGTGAGACTTCAGGGCGGACTGGAACCGCTCGAGCAGGGGATGGTCGGTTTCCAGTACGCCGACACGATCCATGACGGATTCGTTGAATGCGTCGGCCTGCACACTGATGGAGTTAGCATCCTCCTCCGGATTCATCTTGGCTGAAGGAAAATTAAAGTTTCTTGTACGTTTGAAGCGAAAACCTGAACCGTTCTGGAGAAGCGTCTGCGATAAATAAGTTCAATATGGTGGTTGCTATGGACACGTGTTGCTATGCATCATATGTTTGCTGTTATTGGGAGAACGTATTGTagaaaacaatgtaaaaagaaaaatgaaaagagaATGTGCTAATTTACATGCTTCTAATCATCAATCAAtcttaaaaatatgtttggattcgtggaaaatgtattaaagGCTTTTTAATCTCACCGTCGTTCATGCCAAACCCtttcaaatatgttttttctcgctctttaGCGGTTCGAGCAGTTTAGAGctttttcgagcagtttcaaTAAATAGCAGATGCATtgatattttataaattatttttcctaCAGTTCCTGTAATGACGcattaaatgaatttaaaaatgcGAATTTATCTACATAATAAAGTAAAACTTTCTCCATGATAAcggtaattaaataaaaaaacgaactcGAAAAccctctttcttttttctgcgCTTTTATTGCACAGCACTGTAAACTGTCAAAAGTTCGCGTTCGTAAACAGATGGcacaaacgtaaacaaatccCAGCCTCGAACAGCGTCTCGCTGGGCAGctacaaaataatgaaattatgTAAAGAAAAACTCATTTTTTCTAGTTAAATGTACATTCATCACGTGTTCTGTGTTATAGACGAGTAGTAGAACGTTTGGAAATAAGGAATTAACCGTTAATGTATTTATTAtagcaacaaagcaaaacaaagaaagaacaaCACAAGTGAAAGATGCATTTCGTACGATGTAAGTGCCATTAATTCTGTGTATTAATTTAACTTTTATCAAATAACAACCACCATCTTTTATGTTTGAAAAGGACGTTTTAGCTAGAGATACTGTTTTCTACAGCAACTATCAACTCTGAACGCTCCATGTAAACAACCGTGCGACGAAACAGTGTACACAGTACTTCGAAATCAGTACTTTAATCACCAATCATGGATTACAACATTAGTCGACTGTGCCGCGTGTGCCTGGAGGAGGGAGTGTTTACATCAATATTCAGCACCGATCTGGTCGCAATGGCACCGGCCAATATGCTCGTAATGTGTGCCAACATAAAGGTAAGGCAATGTGCAATCGAATGAACCGGAATCAGATAACAAAGGGTGCAACATTACAGGTATCGAGAGACGATGGACTTCCCAGCACGATCTGCAACAACTGTATGTACCGGCTCGGGGTAGCATTTCACCTAAAGCAACAGTGTGAAAATTCCGACATGAGACTGCGCCAGTACATGAACGGAGGCTCGGCCATGAGCTACAGCTACACGCTGGACAAGGAAACGATGACGGACGACTCGTGGCTGCTGTCGGGCATGGACCATAAAGGCGACGATCAAAAGTCGCCGGAAAAGTGCGCGTCTAGTGAATACTTCTCTCACCCCTTAAAGTGAAGGTTTTATAAcacttttgcttttcatttgtagaaaaacaaacagcaaaaaacgatACCGAGTCAAACTGCCCGAAGAGCGCAAGAAGAGGGGGCCAAAACCGATGCCAAAAATTCCACAAACCTGCTACCAGTGTCACAAATCCTTCAAGTGTGCCGCTCAGCTGCAAATGCATCTACGGTAGGGGTAGAAACTTCTAAAGCAAACTATCATTTTAATCGAAACATTTCTCATTTTCTCCTTCCTTCCCACAGCACACACTCGGGCGAAAAACCGTACGCATGCAATCTCTGTCCCCGCCGGTTCGCCCAAAAGCACAACCTTGCCATCCACCTGCGCACGCACACGGGCGAACGGCCGTACCAGTGTGAGATCTGCAGCAAACAGTTCTCCGCCCTGGGA
Proteins encoded:
- the LOC1280086 gene encoding zinc finger protein 1 homolog → MDYNISRLCRVCLEEGVFTSIFSTDLVAMAPANMLVMCANIKVSRDDGLPSTICNNCMYRLGVAFHLKQQCENSDMRLRQYMNGGSAMSYSYTLDKETMTDDSWLLSGMDHKGDDQKSPEKKTNSKKRYRVKLPEERKKRGPKPMPKIPQTCYQCHKSFKCAAQLQMHLRTHSGEKPYACNLCPRRFAQKHNLAIHLRTHTGERPYQCEICSKQFSALGNFQAHKKIHTNERDHVCPSCNKGFITSGDLTRHMISHSGIKNYHCDICAKSFSRNRDMMAHKRKMHLEECGNECYKCHECHKVFATLNNLNVHMRVHAQEENVADPVGELMPPHGQQQQQQQQQQQHQQHHQQQLQHQLHHQQQAHQQVPVPLALPPHALGPPGSLGVGLGMLPYPSSHVPTHPPAQVAYHSQMHPAQRLHPY
- the LOC1280084 gene encoding mitochondrial basic amino acids transporter, with product MALDFAAGCLGGCAGVLVGFPFDTVKVHLQTQNHRNPLYRGTYDCFRKIVVREGVHGLYRGMSSPMAGVAVVNAIVFGVYGNIQRRTANPDSLYSHFLAGSAAGLAQSIVCSPMELIKTRLQLQDNLPRAAERFSGPMDCTRAIWRREGFRGIFRGLGITAARDMPGFSSYFVAYEYMVRCVANPSPFVILMAGGLAGTFSWLVTFPLDVVKSRLQADGISGKPQYNGLIDCVRKSHAAEGWAFLSRGLASTLLRAFPMNAVCFLVVSYTMKLFDDPKVSSVVEELGATAATVETPLLIVPTVVPQVPIATAPKLSVPAPAYNKRASHHDHDSHLLSIKQNTYRFLRSLGAFSEAVCCAEMGELTDDLYDRDEAEQRRASYAKLNELLLSTDPEDSSNRYPFLGD
- the LOC1280085 gene encoding coiled-coil domain-containing protein 40, giving the protein MNPEEDANSISVQADAFNESVMDRVGVLETDHPLLERFQSALKSHLLKVKNQLEEEVADLNHRLVQNEKESEEVGAELYDLQEEIDNQKELLEIYGKEILELAAQRQQEERLAAQYRKEFEEQQLSLKEFRKMHKEHLMELENLTVLESEFAKWAQEIKDEIAVAKRVASKDAKDALAAAEEKRQVDLLLLNLSNEVKRKEHELEEIEEQIREQDGQRETISRSLADANTDLEALQHEHKCLAQAWGEVIVAIQQRDRVLVKTKEELEAIYEEHKVIKSKTEITKKAAAKEMEQNEKLAGFKNRIQGDINSLEKQVRKEQEDEDKLKRDLDHYALILEQTEADILKAQQEGLQLENHLKSLRQTLEKQNRKKFELEEQILELLQDQLTTDKAGEAQGKLLRDTQEKRRELEISMSDTENQLSVVLLELEKWRSLVENSKDILRKAKLEHDELDADANKYNEEIKLEKERIAAKLRKMDALNRELEQLISKAGGQEMNPDELKLLDVQQDIVEIEAQLKEANASWVKLQSNVAALSEKRSLQLNEINYSRKKLLLAEQKAIKIEALLAEVMNENREIVRSLSALNTRLDAASLELFKTRKVHEKGEQECEVAHHQATERLRDAEMAVLNLEQELKDLGKEIEDCKQEVLEKHREALSWETKCKMSSEAKKFKDEETTQNSEIGIMKAEIHRMQVRYGQLKRMQEKLVHDLENTVHHRENIFESVNAREKVFGGKFKTRSTMQHKINELKNKLKVVFSEISQAEKSLLEIDTAQKLLQAEIENKKHQIEEEKLQTNLIRAETEQASLLKQENLDYIVRHQYRARRYRALANAQQLPKFRNEILIQADLQRQREVNENIAAVVETLQQDFPVQKYNLNKILQLLK